The following proteins are co-located in the Pomacea canaliculata isolate SZHN2017 linkage group LG8, ASM307304v1, whole genome shotgun sequence genome:
- the LOC112571071 gene encoding cytoplasmic dynein 2 light intermediate chain 1-like isoform X3: protein MIKDVGHIWELGGGTWLSKLVDIPVNPDTIMHTTIFLVLDLSLPKELWFTLETLLQAVKSRVESVIAEMKAADADIKRKLQKAAWQRVGEDHPDKNMMDPFLIPLVIVGTKYDIFQEFDSEKRKVICKTLRFVAHISGASLQFFSTKQEQLVARVRALMSHHLFGTTASKTLQTDHNKPLLVPAGLDSIQQIGSPPLADKDIGRVQAKTPFELWKIAYTGYFPQELTNTQAIADDPSKDIQYKEHAIDVLRAQKDEELERYKKLAERRAMEALNAYRSSSAY, encoded by the exons ATG ATCAAGGATGTTGGACACATTTGGGAATTAGGAGGAGGAACCTGGCTGTCCAAGCTTGTGGACATTCCTGTGAACCCAGACACCATAAT gcACACCACTATATTTCTTGTGCTTGATCTTTCGCTACCAAAAGAACTCTGGTTCACCCTGGAAACACTCCTTCAAGCAGTAAAGTCGCGTGTAGAATCTGTGATAGCAGAGATGAAAGCAGCAGACGCAGATATAAAACGCAAATTGCAGAAGGCAGCTTGGCAACGAGTGGGTGAGGATCATCCG GACAAAAATATGATGGATCCATTTCTGATACCATTAGTCATTGTTGGCACAAAATATGACATTTTCCAG GAGTTTGATTCAGAAAAACGAAAAGTAATTTGCAAGACTTTACGCTTTGTTGCCCACATAAGTGGTGCCAGTCTTCAG TTCTTCAGCACCAAACAAGAACAGCTTGTGGCTAGAGTGAGGGCCCTGATGAGCCATCATTTGTTTGGCACTACGGCCAG caAAACTCTCCAGACAGATCATAATAAACCATTATTAGTGCCAGCTGGTCTGGATTCTATACAACAGATAG gctCCCCGCCTTTGGCTGATAAAGATATTGGCAGGGTTCAGGCAAA GACACCATTTGAACTTTGGAAGATTGCATATACAGGGTATTTCCCACAAGAG CTAACCAACACTCAAGCGATAGCTGATGATCCATCAAAGGACATACAGTACAAGGAGCATGCTATTGATGTTTTACGTGCGCAGAAGGATGAG GAGCTTGAAAGATATAAGAAGCTTGCAGAGCGACGGGCAATGGAGGCTTTGAATGCATACCGCAGCTCTTCTGCATACTAA